A window from Opitutia bacterium ISCC 52 encodes these proteins:
- a CDS encoding PQQ-binding-like beta-propeller repeat protein translates to MKRFFYPVLLGFTVITFLVSAPVIAVMENDWLTWRGPYGNGTAKSGQVLPTEFSEAQHVKWKTSVPGRGHSSPVVVGDQIFLTTAREDEGRQSVLSYSFSSGKLLWENVLIEGQLPSKIHRKNTHASPSVVSDGEQLYIVFFVKGDRLHLFSLDLDGKKLWRKDVGRFYPERDFGYGTSPVLAAGNVIVAAESQGDGYIAAFNCDTGKEVWRSGRKASRSSHGTPVVATINGTEQMVLNGADRVASYDPKNGSELWAVEGGDPLIANTVLWKDGVVFASGGYPGQQTWAIDVAKQSVMWSQPVKCYEQSMVLVDDYLYGIAEGGVVHCWDISDGNLRWRERLTKGPESASPILAGGHIYHANENGKVFVIKPDPDEMNLVAENQLGDEIFATPTILRDRILIRAAHYEGDQRAERQEILYAIGL, encoded by the coding sequence ATGAAACGTTTCTTCTATCCCGTACTTCTTGGTTTTACTGTTATTACATTTCTTGTGTCCGCGCCCGTAATCGCTGTGATGGAGAATGATTGGCTTACTTGGCGTGGTCCCTATGGAAATGGAACTGCCAAATCAGGTCAGGTACTACCTACTGAATTTTCGGAGGCCCAACACGTAAAATGGAAAACATCAGTGCCAGGACGGGGCCATTCATCACCGGTTGTGGTGGGGGATCAAATCTTTCTCACAACCGCAAGAGAAGATGAAGGTCGCCAATCGGTTCTCAGTTATTCGTTCTCGAGTGGAAAGTTGCTTTGGGAGAACGTGCTAATTGAGGGGCAATTACCGTCGAAGATTCATCGAAAGAATACCCATGCCTCGCCCAGTGTTGTCAGTGATGGAGAGCAGCTCTATATTGTTTTCTTTGTGAAGGGCGATCGCCTGCATCTCTTCTCTTTGGATTTGGATGGAAAAAAATTGTGGCGCAAAGATGTGGGCCGTTTCTATCCCGAGCGTGATTTTGGCTATGGTACTTCACCCGTGCTAGCGGCAGGGAATGTGATCGTTGCAGCGGAGAGCCAAGGCGATGGATATATTGCTGCGTTTAATTGCGATACGGGAAAGGAAGTTTGGCGTAGCGGCCGTAAAGCTTCCCGTTCATCGCATGGAACGCCAGTCGTAGCCACGATCAACGGCACTGAACAGATGGTGCTCAACGGTGCAGATCGAGTGGCCAGCTACGATCCTAAGAACGGCTCTGAATTGTGGGCTGTTGAGGGTGGAGATCCACTGATAGCCAATACAGTCCTATGGAAGGATGGTGTGGTTTTCGCATCCGGTGGATATCCTGGTCAGCAGACTTGGGCGATCGACGTGGCCAAACAGAGTGTCATGTGGAGCCAACCCGTTAAGTGTTATGAACAGTCCATGGTTCTTGTGGACGATTATTTATACGGTATCGCCGAGGGTGGGGTCGTTCATTGTTGGGACATTTCCGACGGAAACTTGCGGTGGAGAGAGCGATTAACCAAGGGGCCGGAAAGCGCATCACCCATTTTGGCTGGAGGACACATTTACCACGCCAATGAGAATGGAAAAGTGTTCGTGATTAAGCCTGATCCTGATGAAATGAATTTGGTTGCTGAAAACCAATTGGGTGACGAAATATTTGCCACCCCCACCATACTACGGGATCGCATTTTAATCCGTGCTGCTCACTACGAAGGTGACCAGCGAGCTGAGCGTCAGGAAATTCTTTACGCAATCGGATTATAG
- a CDS encoding aminoglycoside phosphotransferase family protein, with amino-acid sequence MVSKEHIKTVGKQFRIHGEFMNAIPYGGGHINDTFAAEYNQGGTPMRYIFQRINHNIFKDPALLMDNVSRVLSHSHDRLADIDDASRRALTLIPSASNQAYVVDDEGAYWRVYIFIEKAKTYDVVENEKQAFEAARAFGNFQKLLVDIPGERLKETIPDFHNTVQRYQTLVAAIEADTQNRANDVQAEIEFITQRESETRIIIDGINDGNIPERITHNDTKLNNVMIDDETQEGICVIDLDTVMPGSALYDFGDLIRTSTSPALEDEQDLSKVVVRPEMFQALAQGYLESAGDFLTPRELELLPFSGKLITLEIGIRFLTDYLEGDLYFKTHRESHNLDRCRTQLKLVSSIEEQTDEMAACIGKIKRTASSH; translated from the coding sequence ATGGTAAGCAAAGAACACATCAAAACGGTAGGGAAACAGTTCCGCATTCACGGAGAATTCATGAATGCAATTCCTTACGGAGGAGGCCATATCAATGATACCTTTGCAGCAGAGTATAATCAGGGCGGCACTCCCATGCGTTACATTTTTCAGCGCATAAACCATAACATTTTTAAAGATCCAGCATTGTTGATGGATAATGTCTCTCGGGTCCTCTCGCACTCGCATGACCGCCTGGCCGATATCGATGATGCATCTCGACGTGCCCTGACTTTGATTCCATCCGCAAGTAACCAGGCTTACGTAGTCGACGATGAAGGCGCTTACTGGAGGGTGTATATCTTCATTGAGAAAGCCAAGACCTACGACGTTGTGGAGAATGAGAAGCAAGCCTTTGAAGCGGCGCGAGCCTTCGGAAATTTCCAAAAGCTCTTAGTCGATATTCCCGGCGAACGATTGAAAGAAACGATCCCTGACTTTCATAACACGGTACAGCGCTATCAGACCTTGGTCGCCGCCATTGAAGCGGATACTCAGAACCGTGCCAACGACGTGCAGGCCGAAATTGAGTTTATCACTCAAAGGGAATCCGAGACACGCATCATCATCGACGGCATCAACGATGGCAACATCCCAGAGCGTATCACACACAATGATACGAAGCTCAACAATGTCATGATCGACGACGAAACCCAGGAAGGCATCTGCGTGATCGATCTTGATACCGTGATGCCCGGCTCGGCGCTCTATGATTTCGGAGACCTGATCCGCACATCCACCAGTCCCGCCCTGGAAGATGAACAGGATCTCTCAAAAGTCGTTGTGCGCCCGGAGATGTTCCAAGCGCTGGCTCAAGGATATCTTGAATCTGCAGGCGACTTTCTGACTCCTCGAGAATTAGAACTCCTACCTTTTTCTGGGAAACTGATCACCCTGGAGATTGGTATCCGTTTCCTAACCGACTACCTTGAGGGTGACCTGTATTTCAAAACGCATCGAGAAAGTCACAACTTGGACCGATGCCGTACGCAGTTGAAGCTAGTGTCCTCAATTGAAGAGCAGACGGATGAAATGGCAGCCTGCATAGGAAAGATAAAGCGTACAGCTTCAAGCCACTAA
- a CDS encoding sulfatase-like hydrolase/transferase: MNRLKSLLMFALILHPLSAESMERPEKPNIVLVMADDMGIGDTSAYLGVRLMKHTAPISKTLKTPQLEAFSKQAMVFTDAHAPASMCSSTRYSLLTGRFAHRAYLKHQGWLPHGPNPPMIHKEMPTLPGMLKERGYHTMGIGKYHVGIDFDNGDGEPATNFYFHDVDFTKPMLDGPTHHGFDEYYGVAGNTEDPLDNEPRVILVNDGYSHSDRSTMKLIGMKKREAKILAEPGWDLRDLGPRYLKAIESYIDQRAQEGEKPFFLYFVPNANHNQRNVGGQFAVPEIVGGTKIKGESRYSDGTQGSDRDDMVWENDVIFGKLLAALRSTDDPRWVGHKLIENTLIIFTSDNGPNLTGVENNVRVQQSGGLRGKKAKIWEGGHRVPFMVYWKDKLESGLNRTLFSHTDLYATIASVVGHELGPNEARDSHDSLAYWSGEAKIEDLRPRVFFCNLGTPYLNDALAIRVGSKKLVLNGGLANPSIKGGSLGGLDYAILYDLATNPYEEGDFKDEPPSKEAIAMGERLLKIHNRGYARDLVIKDDNELIKDDGWHNLRNDISGHIGYEFRMLKTRNVSHLGMWDDHDKDIPVRPARNVPTELDRDSPSIPGGKKSTLAAPHIIKLFELNEARVKEIASVQLEAGNPGFLEGEFRYLKLMDRVQLKKNSTYLLTQSTEAGDGDQFHDPVSFDGLSPLLSNSVEIVRSVLVRDKVNSRQPLPSFSDMHEDYLKYRLPVGPTLKFD; this comes from the coding sequence ATGAATCGTTTGAAGAGTTTGCTGATGTTTGCGTTAATATTGCATCCGTTGTCAGCAGAGTCGATGGAGCGCCCGGAGAAGCCGAATATCGTTCTGGTAATGGCTGACGACATGGGAATCGGCGATACCAGTGCCTACTTGGGAGTGCGGCTAATGAAGCATACGGCTCCTATCAGTAAAACGCTGAAGACCCCTCAGCTTGAAGCATTTTCCAAGCAGGCGATGGTTTTTACTGATGCACACGCACCTGCATCCATGTGTAGCTCAACCCGATATTCCTTGCTTACTGGACGCTTTGCTCACCGTGCCTACCTGAAACACCAAGGCTGGTTGCCGCACGGACCAAACCCGCCGATGATTCACAAGGAGATGCCCACCCTACCCGGGATGTTAAAGGAGCGAGGCTATCATACCATGGGGATCGGCAAGTATCATGTCGGAATCGACTTTGACAATGGAGACGGAGAACCAGCTACAAATTTTTATTTTCACGATGTGGATTTCACAAAACCGATGCTGGACGGTCCAACCCATCATGGTTTTGACGAATATTATGGAGTCGCAGGTAATACCGAGGATCCCCTCGACAATGAACCTCGGGTAATACTCGTTAACGACGGTTATTCGCATAGCGACCGCAGTACGATGAAGCTCATCGGCATGAAGAAACGTGAAGCTAAGATTCTGGCCGAACCGGGTTGGGACCTACGGGATCTGGGCCCTCGTTACCTGAAGGCAATTGAGAGCTATATTGATCAGCGTGCGCAGGAGGGAGAAAAACCGTTCTTCCTCTATTTCGTCCCCAACGCGAATCACAACCAACGAAACGTAGGGGGTCAATTTGCTGTTCCTGAAATAGTTGGTGGCACAAAAATTAAGGGAGAGAGTCGCTATTCTGATGGGACTCAGGGTTCGGATCGCGATGACATGGTGTGGGAAAACGATGTGATCTTTGGCAAATTATTAGCTGCGTTGCGTAGCACGGATGATCCTCGCTGGGTGGGTCACAAGCTGATCGAAAATACCTTGATCATATTTACAAGTGACAACGGCCCCAATCTAACGGGCGTGGAGAATAATGTCAGAGTACAACAAAGTGGTGGCTTACGAGGAAAGAAAGCGAAGATCTGGGAAGGAGGACACCGCGTTCCGTTTATGGTCTACTGGAAAGACAAGTTAGAAAGTGGACTGAACCGTACTCTTTTTTCCCATACAGACCTCTATGCAACCATTGCATCAGTAGTGGGCCACGAACTTGGCCCCAATGAAGCGCGGGACAGCCATGATTCCCTCGCTTACTGGAGTGGTGAGGCAAAGATTGAGGATCTACGCCCGAGAGTATTCTTCTGCAATTTAGGGACACCCTATCTGAATGATGCTCTAGCGATTCGTGTGGGCTCGAAAAAACTGGTGCTCAATGGAGGGCTGGCAAATCCGTCTATTAAAGGTGGAAGTCTTGGTGGTCTGGATTACGCCATCCTATATGATCTGGCGACTAATCCGTATGAAGAGGGTGATTTCAAGGACGAGCCGCCGAGCAAGGAAGCCATAGCGATGGGTGAACGCCTATTAAAAATTCATAATCGCGGATATGCTCGAGACCTGGTCATTAAAGATGACAACGAGCTGATTAAAGATGATGGTTGGCATAACTTGCGAAACGATATCAGCGGTCACATAGGGTACGAATTCCGGATGCTTAAAACGAGGAATGTATCTCACCTCGGCATGTGGGACGACCACGATAAAGATATTCCTGTGCGTCCTGCCCGAAATGTTCCAACCGAGCTCGATCGGGATTCACCATCCATTCCCGGCGGGAAAAAGAGCACGTTGGCGGCTCCGCATATTATTAAGCTCTTCGAACTAAACGAAGCGAGAGTTAAGGAAATTGCCTCGGTACAACTTGAGGCTGGCAATCCTGGCTTTCTCGAAGGTGAGTTTCGTTATTTGAAACTGATGGATCGGGTCCAACTGAAAAAGAACTCCACTTACCTACTTACCCAGTCGACGGAGGCTGGGGATGGAGATCAGTTTCATGATCCAGTTTCATTTGATGGCCTCTCTCCTCTACTGTCGAATTCGGTAGAAATAGTGCGAAGCGTTTTAGTTCGTGACAAAGTAAATAGCCGACAACCCCTGCCATCATTTTCCGACATGCATGAAGATTACTTGAAGTATCGACTTCCGGTAGGTCCGACTCTCAAGTTTGACTAG
- a CDS encoding SDR family oxidoreductase, which translates to MTESKKVAIITGAGSGIGKSTALALAKEGYVVVAAGRRLEPLHETVTEVEKQGGSALAISSDVSQPDSVKALFIKTSESYARLDLLFNNAGIGAPSGLLEDLSYDEWQAVVDINLTGSFLCTQEAFKIMKDQDPRGGRIINNGSVSAHVPRTNSAPYTATKHAITGLTRSSSLDGRKYNIACGQLDIGNALVERTTSMQEGKLQPNGETVPEPTIDPKEVARAVVYMASLPLDANVQFMTVMATQMPYIGRG; encoded by the coding sequence ATGACTGAATCCAAGAAAGTAGCCATCATAACAGGTGCAGGAAGTGGCATAGGAAAATCCACAGCTCTAGCCTTAGCTAAAGAAGGCTATGTCGTGGTCGCCGCAGGAAGGCGTTTGGAACCCTTACATGAAACGGTTACTGAAGTAGAGAAACAGGGCGGAAGTGCGCTGGCGATAAGCTCGGACGTGAGCCAACCGGATTCAGTTAAAGCCTTGTTTATTAAGACATCGGAAAGCTACGCACGTTTGGACTTACTTTTTAACAACGCTGGCATCGGAGCCCCGTCGGGTCTCCTGGAAGACCTGAGCTACGATGAGTGGCAAGCTGTCGTTGATATCAACCTGACCGGCTCGTTTCTCTGCACACAGGAAGCCTTCAAGATCATGAAGGACCAGGACCCCCGAGGCGGAAGAATCATCAACAACGGTTCCGTCTCGGCCCATGTCCCTAGAACGAACTCTGCTCCCTACACAGCTACTAAACATGCCATTACCGGTCTTACCCGATCCAGCTCACTCGATGGGCGTAAATACAATATCGCCTGTGGTCAGCTCGACATTGGAAATGCATTGGTGGAGAGAACGACGAGTATGCAGGAAGGCAAACTCCAGCCAAACGGTGAAACGGTACCCGAACCCACCATAGACCCCAAAGAAGTCGCACGAGCCGTAGTTTATATGGCTAGCCTTCCCCTTGATGCCAACGTCCAATTCATGACCGTCATGGCGACCCAAATGCCTTACATTGGCCGAGGGTAA
- a CDS encoding NAD(P)-dependent oxidoreductase — MKNKSRVLVTGAAGLVGTTLWKAWELEVCYELTLTDCRPIEGASSRCEMGDIKDYDFAKALCGDQDVLVHLAYIPSNNVGQDTLELTDIGINMRLFQLAQEAGIRKIVFASTNHITGWNEHANDPPIFSTVDQINPDGWYAAMKSMAEVAGRNLVNTAGMRFISLRIGSFTGNSEVDCLRYCSTLLTPRDAVQLFGLAVDYEGPKRFFITYGASNNIDGDFRGFLDISPAIRELGYQPQDQIAKERHRFLDQFNRS; from the coding sequence ATGAAAAACAAATCTCGCGTCTTAGTCACCGGAGCGGCCGGTCTAGTCGGCACCACCCTGTGGAAAGCCTGGGAATTAGAAGTCTGCTACGAACTGACTCTCACCGATTGCAGACCCATAGAAGGCGCAAGCTCGCGCTGCGAAATGGGTGACATCAAAGATTACGACTTTGCGAAGGCATTGTGCGGGGACCAGGATGTGCTCGTACACTTAGCTTACATTCCCTCAAATAATGTTGGACAGGACACTCTCGAGCTTACCGACATCGGTATCAATATGCGCCTCTTTCAACTCGCACAGGAAGCAGGTATCCGAAAAATCGTATTCGCCAGTACCAATCATATCACTGGCTGGAACGAGCATGCAAATGACCCTCCAATTTTCTCCACAGTCGACCAGATAAACCCTGACGGTTGGTACGCCGCTATGAAGAGCATGGCGGAAGTGGCTGGCCGTAATTTAGTGAATACTGCAGGCATGCGCTTCATCAGCCTTCGCATTGGTTCCTTTACTGGGAATTCCGAAGTCGATTGCCTACGTTATTGCAGCACTCTCCTGACACCTCGCGATGCGGTTCAACTGTTTGGACTAGCTGTTGATTACGAAGGCCCAAAGAGATTCTTCATTACCTACGGCGCCTCCAACAACATCGACGGTGACTTCCGTGGCTTCCTGGACATCTCCCCAGCGATTCGAGAGCTTGGCTACCAACCCCAGGATCAAATCGCCAAGGAGCGGCATCGGTTTCTGGATCAATTTAATAGAAGTTAG
- the lsrF gene encoding 3-hydroxy-5-phosphonooxypentane-2,4-dione thiolase, with protein MADLDDIRDGDNFGLNTPADTSSFYLKGINSTDWGIKNRMSRIFNRKSGRTVMLAFDHGFLMGPTSGLERIDLSIAPLAEHADCLMATRGMIRSCIPADNTKPICLRTDTGTTILTEMNHNILIDEAEAISMNASAMAAMIAVGDPATEASTIANISRLVDIGQKYSIPVMGVTAVGKDMARDSRYFGMAARVCAENGASIVKTYYTEGFENVVACTPVPVVIAGGKKLPEIEALELAYNAIQCGAAGVDMGRNVFQSEAPLAMIKAVGGVVHDDLKPAEALELFNDLKNA; from the coding sequence ATGGCAGATCTAGACGACATTAGAGACGGCGATAACTTCGGGCTCAATACCCCGGCTGACACCAGCTCTTTCTATCTTAAGGGCATCAATAGCACCGATTGGGGAATTAAGAATCGCATGTCCCGCATTTTTAACCGCAAGTCTGGACGCACAGTCATGCTGGCTTTTGATCATGGTTTCCTCATGGGCCCCACCTCGGGACTCGAGCGCATTGATCTCTCCATCGCTCCTCTTGCAGAGCATGCCGACTGCCTGATGGCGACGCGCGGAATGATTCGCTCTTGTATTCCTGCCGACAACACGAAGCCCATTTGTCTCCGTACCGATACAGGAACAACCATTCTGACCGAGATGAATCACAACATTCTGATCGATGAAGCTGAAGCCATCAGTATGAATGCCTCGGCTATGGCTGCAATGATCGCTGTGGGTGACCCAGCAACCGAAGCCAGTACGATCGCTAACATCAGCCGCTTGGTCGATATCGGGCAGAAATACAGCATCCCAGTCATGGGTGTGACTGCTGTGGGTAAAGACATGGCTCGTGATTCCCGATACTTTGGGATGGCTGCCCGCGTGTGCGCTGAAAACGGTGCCAGCATTGTGAAAACTTATTATACCGAAGGTTTTGAAAACGTGGTGGCCTGCACACCGGTTCCTGTCGTCATTGCTGGTGGCAAGAAACTACCGGAAATCGAAGCACTCGAGCTTGCCTACAACGCAATCCAATGTGGAGCCGCGGGGGTAGACATGGGGCGTAACGTATTTCAGTCCGAAGCTCCTCTCGCCATGATCAAAGCTGTTGGCGGGGTCGTGCACGATGATCTCAAGCCAGCAGAAGCGCTCGAACTTTTCAATGATTTGAAGAACGCCTAG
- a CDS encoding sulfatase-like hydrolase/transferase yields the protein MKIKALFLIAYSITLFAPAYAKPNILFIFIDDMGFADPSCFGNPLMKTPHIDQLAEEGIKLTNFYVNSPICSASRVALTTGQYQGRWKIHSFLNSRAGNANRGMANYLDPSAPTTAKKLKAAGYATAHFGKWHMGGGRDVDDAPLPQAYGFDESLVSFEGLGDRLISNPNGVARARELGHGEIIPCTRWERIQIQVDRTIDFIKRHKNQPFYVRLFPNDVHDKHEPFPGTADKYEPVSNHPPERDFLAVLEELDRQIGRVVEAIERLGLTEETLIIFTSDNGPTDWPNKYQYGGYPAGFTGPYHGRKWSLFEGGVRMPFIARWKGTIPAGIEDTTSVVSAIDMSPTLCRFVGVPIEENLDGVDRSDVLLGKPSRRPEPVFWQYGHPHALLKGGRSEYQSPTFSMRDGRWKFMVNPDGSEAQLYDLEADEGETMNLFQKQPERATAMSSQVAKWAHEIGFDYDADEALTAPGPTVAIMAGNQLLRFKNHGVNSDQNHLWFKGKSWLDLPAFRAPKIAHGRNLQFNGTVTADTDSGVIFAHGDRDNGFSIYLKNGKPTLAVCANGDREIMVAETPLEQNSDIEVKWNANGEVFFKINKDLVGRTKTGIISNEPSDTIQIGADTGDPIGDYEVPNRYQGSISNINFKYPNGT from the coding sequence ATGAAAATTAAAGCCCTATTCTTGATAGCCTATTCAATCACGCTATTTGCGCCGGCATACGCAAAGCCCAACATACTCTTTATATTTATCGATGATATGGGTTTCGCGGATCCGAGCTGTTTTGGAAATCCTCTAATGAAAACGCCGCATATAGATCAATTGGCAGAAGAAGGAATCAAACTGACCAATTTTTATGTAAACTCTCCGATCTGTTCAGCCTCACGGGTGGCTCTCACGACCGGACAGTATCAAGGACGCTGGAAAATCCATTCCTTCCTCAACTCGCGTGCGGGGAATGCTAACCGCGGGATGGCCAACTACCTCGATCCTTCCGCCCCGACGACCGCTAAGAAATTAAAGGCAGCCGGCTATGCCACAGCCCATTTTGGAAAGTGGCATATGGGAGGTGGTCGAGATGTGGACGATGCTCCACTGCCTCAAGCATATGGCTTTGATGAATCATTGGTTTCCTTTGAGGGTTTAGGAGATCGGCTTATTTCTAATCCCAACGGTGTTGCTCGAGCGCGTGAACTGGGCCATGGAGAAATAATACCTTGCACTCGCTGGGAGCGAATTCAGATACAGGTAGATCGCACGATTGATTTCATAAAACGACACAAGAATCAGCCGTTTTATGTACGCCTGTTTCCCAATGATGTTCACGACAAGCACGAACCCTTCCCCGGTACTGCCGATAAATATGAACCTGTATCGAATCACCCTCCGGAACGAGATTTTCTTGCCGTGTTGGAAGAATTGGATCGTCAAATTGGGCGCGTCGTCGAAGCCATCGAAAGGCTCGGACTCACGGAAGAGACCCTTATTATCTTTACCAGCGACAATGGCCCAACCGATTGGCCAAATAAGTATCAGTATGGTGGATACCCTGCCGGATTCACTGGCCCTTATCATGGACGAAAATGGTCCTTATTTGAAGGGGGTGTCCGTATGCCTTTTATTGCACGGTGGAAAGGTACGATACCTGCGGGGATTGAAGACACGACAAGTGTCGTGAGTGCGATTGATATGTCTCCAACTTTGTGTCGCTTCGTGGGAGTGCCAATTGAGGAAAACTTGGATGGTGTCGATCGCAGCGATGTATTGCTGGGAAAACCATCCAGGCGACCCGAGCCCGTTTTCTGGCAGTATGGTCACCCTCATGCACTACTGAAAGGTGGGAGGAGCGAGTACCAAAGCCCGACCTTCTCCATGCGAGATGGTCGGTGGAAATTCATGGTTAATCCGGATGGGAGCGAAGCTCAGCTCTACGACCTTGAAGCGGATGAAGGTGAAACTATGAACCTGTTCCAGAAGCAACCGGAGCGCGCCACAGCTATGTCGTCCCAAGTTGCAAAATGGGCCCACGAGATCGGATTTGATTACGATGCAGACGAAGCACTCACGGCCCCTGGACCTACAGTCGCCATCATGGCTGGTAATCAACTATTACGCTTCAAGAACCATGGTGTGAATAGTGATCAAAACCATTTGTGGTTTAAGGGAAAATCATGGCTTGATCTTCCGGCGTTTCGTGCACCCAAAATCGCTCATGGCCGCAACCTTCAGTTTAATGGAACCGTGACTGCAGATACTGATAGCGGAGTTATCTTTGCCCACGGTGATCGCGACAATGGATTTAGTATTTATCTCAAGAATGGGAAGCCTACCCTTGCGGTTTGTGCGAATGGCGATCGCGAGATTATGGTGGCCGAAACGCCTTTGGAACAAAATTCAGATATAGAAGTTAAGTGGAATGCAAATGGAGAAGTGTTCTTTAAGATAAACAAAGATTTGGTGGGTCGAACCAAAACCGGAATAATTTCAAATGAACCATCTGACACCATCCAAATTGGGGCAGATACGGGTGATCCGATTGGGGATTACGAAGTACCAAACCGATATCAGGGAAGTATTTCTAATATCAACTTCAAGTACCCGAATGGGACATGA
- a CDS encoding Gfo/Idh/MocA family oxidoreductase — protein sequence MKKFKPSCVNRRKFLKATLAAGIAPQIIPGHVLGLNGQVSPSNKITLGVLGAGARGRADLVNFLGLDDVRVTTLCDVNQRNISTAKDKIAETYGTSDVKVYSDFKAFNADPSIDAVLMALPVHWHSIPSLDAILNGKHIFHEKPMAMSFEEAKRVQKAVKKKGVVFQFGTQQRSELKFRWACELALNGRLGKLKEIQVAVPGGMVAEDLPKQAVPDYVDYDQWIGPAPVTDFNETKLKRAYHENMTNFSLGMISCWGIHHMDIAQWLTGHYSKGPTEIRGTGSFPKTGSCDAILNWNVEFKYDQAPPIKFVGPPSDKKHGLRFVGEDDSLFVTRGSLEADLNLQRDPLNKAGTMPIRLPMSTHHEGNFIRAIKENKRAICDIDTAMQSDTLCQIAHIAVKTSRTLKWDSERERFKNDKGANDLLKQREFRGAWKLAKV from the coding sequence ATGAAAAAATTTAAACCAAGTTGCGTGAACAGGCGCAAGTTCCTCAAGGCCACCTTGGCTGCCGGCATAGCGCCTCAAATCATTCCTGGCCATGTGCTGGGATTGAACGGACAGGTATCACCCTCCAATAAAATCACTTTGGGCGTTTTGGGTGCGGGTGCTCGAGGCAGAGCTGATTTGGTCAATTTCCTTGGATTGGATGATGTTCGTGTAACTACCCTTTGTGACGTCAACCAGCGAAATATCTCAACCGCTAAAGACAAAATTGCTGAGACCTATGGCACTTCAGACGTAAAGGTCTATTCCGACTTCAAAGCGTTTAACGCAGATCCTTCCATTGACGCGGTGTTGATGGCCTTACCAGTGCACTGGCACAGTATTCCTTCCTTGGACGCCATATTGAATGGGAAACATATTTTCCACGAAAAGCCGATGGCGATGTCATTCGAAGAAGCCAAACGCGTGCAGAAGGCCGTTAAGAAGAAGGGCGTCGTATTTCAGTTTGGAACACAACAGCGCTCAGAACTCAAATTCCGTTGGGCTTGTGAATTGGCACTGAACGGCAGATTAGGAAAGCTGAAAGAGATTCAGGTTGCGGTGCCGGGCGGTATGGTCGCAGAAGATCTGCCTAAGCAAGCCGTTCCCGACTATGTGGACTACGACCAATGGATAGGTCCGGCTCCTGTAACGGATTTTAACGAAACCAAATTGAAACGCGCGTATCATGAGAACATGACAAATTTCTCGCTGGGTATGATATCATGTTGGGGTATCCACCATATGGATATCGCGCAATGGTTAACGGGTCATTACTCAAAGGGACCGACTGAAATTCGAGGAACCGGTAGTTTTCCAAAAACAGGAAGCTGCGACGCGATCTTAAACTGGAATGTTGAGTTCAAATACGACCAGGCACCGCCCATAAAATTTGTAGGTCCCCCATCCGACAAAAAACATGGACTTCGATTTGTGGGAGAGGACGACTCACTTTTTGTAACTCGCGGTAGTTTGGAAGCGGATTTGAACTTACAGAGAGATCCTTTAAACAAGGCCGGTACCATGCCCATCCGGCTACCTATGAGTACCCATCATGAGGGGAATTTCATAAGGGCCATCAAGGAAAACAAACGAGCCATCTGCGATATCGATACTGCCATGCAATCAGACACCCTTTGTCAGATTGCCCATATCGCGGTTAAGACGAGCCGAACACTGAAGTGGGATTCTGAGCGAGAGCGATTCAAGAACGATAAAGGAGCCAACGACCTATTGAAACAAAGGGAATTCCGTGGAGCTTGGAAGCTAGCAAAAGTGTAA
- a CDS encoding YheU family protein, with translation MDIPYQKLPPETLRALLAEYVTREGTDYGDKVYSLEEKISEVQLQLKQGTAKIIFNPDDETCNVVTVS, from the coding sequence TTGGACATTCCGTATCAGAAACTTCCCCCCGAAACACTGCGTGCGTTACTTGCCGAATACGTAACTCGCGAAGGAACCGATTATGGCGACAAGGTGTACTCGCTTGAAGAAAAGATTTCCGAGGTACAGCTTCAGTTGAAACAAGGTACCGCCAAGATCATTTTTAATCCTGATGATGAAACCTGTAACGTGGTCACCGTTTCCTAG